The following are from one region of the Paenibacillus sp. JZ16 genome:
- a CDS encoding carbohydrate ABC transporter permease — translation MIGEGETVVEHEHTRTRLNGKELAFKITLGFLCSMIFLLIAYPLYFIIIASFSDSTLVSTGKVLFIPKNISFFGYQEIFKDMRIWTGYRNTLFYTVFGTLVNMLFTLPAAYVLSRKEFRARRLIMFVFVITMFFNGGLIPTYLLMKGLSLTNTIWVFILPFSVNVFYLIIARTFFENSLPQELHEAAVMDGCSHFTFFFKVALPLSKALVSVIGLYYLVGHWNDFFTALIYIRDTKLQPLQIVLRDILLSNQVFSSGAGTGGDAGGYAQRYADQIKYGVIIVSTLPILLIYPFMQKYFEKGVMIGSIKG, via the coding sequence ATGATCGGGGAAGGAGAAACGGTTGTGGAACATGAACATACGAGAACGCGTTTAAACGGCAAGGAGTTAGCGTTTAAGATCACATTGGGTTTTCTGTGCAGTATGATTTTTCTGCTGATCGCCTATCCGCTGTACTTTATCATCATTGCATCGTTCAGCGACTCAACGCTCGTATCGACGGGGAAGGTCCTGTTTATCCCCAAAAATATCAGTTTTTTCGGTTACCAGGAGATTTTCAAAGATATGCGGATTTGGACCGGATATCGGAATACGCTGTTTTATACGGTGTTCGGCACCTTGGTTAACATGCTGTTCACGCTTCCGGCAGCTTATGTGCTATCCAGAAAGGAATTCCGCGCCAGACGGCTCATTATGTTTGTTTTCGTGATCACGATGTTTTTCAACGGCGGGCTGATTCCCACCTATTTGTTGATGAAGGGGCTTAGTCTGACGAACACCATCTGGGTGTTTATTCTCCCCTTCTCCGTGAATGTGTTTTATTTGATCATTGCTCGGACCTTTTTTGAGAACTCGCTGCCGCAGGAGCTGCATGAGGCGGCTGTCATGGACGGCTGCTCCCATTTTACCTTTTTCTTTAAAGTGGCCTTGCCGCTGTCCAAAGCGTTGGTATCCGTCATCGGACTCTATTATTTGGTGGGGCACTGGAATGACTTCTTCACCGCGCTGATCTATATCCGGGACACGAAGCTCCAGCCGCTGCAAATCGTTCTGCGGGATATTCTGCTGTCAAACCAGGTGTTCTCTAGCGGTGCCGGAACAGGAGGGGATGCAGGGGGGTATGCGCAGCGTTATGCCGACCAGATCAAGTACGGGGTCATTATTGTATCGACGCTTCCGATTCTGCTCATTTATCCGTTTATGCAAAAATATTTCGAGAAAGGCGTCATGATCGGCTCCATTAAAGGTTAA
- a CDS encoding ABC transporter permease encodes MESRKRQNTFRRDYQLWIMIFPAIIVTLLFNYIPMYGIQLAFRDYDFSKGLTGGEWRGLAYFQQFIDSYLFTDLMRNTFLISLATIVLGFPAPIILALILNQIRRKRMKQLMQTTVYLPHFISIIVLVGMLNVLLSSETGVVGHFMKAVGLGHINLLASTSTFIPVYVLSDIWQHCGWNSIIYLAALSTVDPQLYDAAKIDGASRWQTIRYVDIPALIPTIIILFILSMGNILGTGFEKIFLMQNSLNLPVSEVIATYVYKIGIISNQFSLASAIGLFNTLINFVFLYAMNTISKRMSETSLF; translated from the coding sequence ATGGAATCCCGTAAAAGACAGAACACCTTCAGACGAGACTACCAGCTGTGGATTATGATTTTTCCGGCTATTATCGTCACCCTGTTGTTTAACTATATCCCGATGTACGGCATCCAGCTTGCTTTTCGGGATTACGATTTCAGCAAAGGCTTGACCGGCGGCGAGTGGCGAGGGCTTGCTTACTTTCAGCAATTCATCGACAGTTACCTGTTCACGGATTTGATGCGAAACACGTTTCTGATCAGTCTGGCCACGATCGTGCTTGGCTTTCCGGCTCCAATTATATTGGCCCTCATCCTTAACCAGATCCGCAGAAAAAGAATGAAGCAGCTGATGCAGACTACCGTATACCTGCCCCATTTCATATCCATTATCGTGCTGGTCGGGATGCTGAACGTGCTGCTGTCCTCCGAAACCGGAGTTGTCGGTCACTTCATGAAGGCGGTGGGGCTGGGACATATCAATCTGTTGGCATCCACCTCGACTTTTATCCCGGTGTATGTGCTTTCCGACATATGGCAGCACTGCGGCTGGAACAGCATTATCTATCTTGCAGCCTTGTCCACCGTGGATCCCCAGCTGTATGATGCCGCCAAAATCGATGGGGCCAGCCGATGGCAGACGATCCGGTATGTAGATATTCCCGCCCTCATCCCGACCATCATCATCCTGTTTATCCTCAGCATGGGGAATATCCTTGGGACCGGCTTCGAGAAAATATTTCTGATGCAGAATTCGCTGAACCTTCCCGTCTCGGAGGTCATTGCCACCTACGTCTATAAAATCGGCATCATCTCCAATCAATTCAGCTTGGCTTCGGCCATCGGTTTGTTTAACACGCTCATCAATTTCGTATTCTTGTATGCGATGAACACGATCTCGAAGAGAATGTCGGAAACGAGCCTATTCTAA
- a CDS encoding ABC transporter substrate-binding protein, whose protein sequence is MKKRVNVFISLVAITAMLLTGCSGSGGDTNESAETPGDQTGKKVKLTAIITKHPLTKPLAEMEWLQKVEETAGVDIEWQEITADWGQKKGTMLASGDIPDLFIGPNVITDADFAQFQGLFQDLSGMLDQAPNVQNMFNEKPDTKVIATQSDGKIYGLPKYQRFWPATASRQFINQQWLEQLGLSMPTTWDELYEVLVAFKEKDANGNGDPNDEIPMDWPGGIGGYFNPAVLLGSMGITLTDGSGQGYFVEDGQVKNFLTDERYKTMVAFLNKLYKAGLINPEVFTHDYTKFQSIARGEGDTAKVGFTWGWVASDRFGEQLAPQYASMPPMKVSADYAGKLSWSYDHYSLNYGPNHIVMSAKTKNKEAAMKFINELYAPEVGMQVLFGSLGPNIKDNGDGTYAVLPPADAKMDPGTWKWTSTMADNGAFYIPDTLELTLGTDMQEVLGQSEPLEAALDVDPDKDVFPGMFIKYSTMDNNAMSLNNTNVMNLAESSFAKWVTKGGVEAEWDTYIKESEKAGLKQNLEIMQKYYDEYMNQN, encoded by the coding sequence ATGAAGAAAAGGGTAAACGTTTTCATCTCGCTCGTCGCCATCACAGCCATGTTGTTAACAGGATGCAGCGGGTCCGGAGGTGACACGAACGAGTCAGCCGAAACACCCGGGGATCAAACAGGCAAAAAAGTAAAGCTCACCGCCATCATTACCAAGCATCCGCTCACGAAGCCGCTGGCTGAAATGGAATGGCTGCAAAAGGTTGAGGAGACGGCGGGCGTGGACATCGAATGGCAGGAGATTACCGCGGATTGGGGACAGAAGAAAGGGACGATGCTGGCCAGCGGCGATATTCCGGATCTGTTCATCGGGCCGAACGTCATTACGGATGCGGACTTTGCGCAATTCCAGGGTTTATTCCAGGATCTGTCCGGCATGCTGGATCAGGCGCCCAACGTACAGAACATGTTTAATGAAAAGCCGGATACGAAAGTGATTGCCACGCAGTCGGACGGCAAAATCTACGGTCTCCCGAAATATCAGCGGTTCTGGCCCGCTACCGCCAGCAGGCAGTTCATTAACCAGCAGTGGTTGGAACAACTGGGCCTGAGCATGCCGACCACATGGGATGAGCTGTATGAAGTCCTGGTGGCCTTCAAAGAGAAGGATGCCAACGGCAATGGCGATCCGAATGACGAGATTCCGATGGATTGGCCGGGAGGCATCGGCGGATATTTTAACCCGGCGGTGCTCCTGGGCAGCATGGGCATTACGCTGACGGACGGCAGCGGACAGGGCTATTTCGTGGAAGACGGTCAAGTGAAGAACTTCCTGACGGATGAACGGTACAAAACGATGGTCGCGTTTCTTAATAAATTGTACAAGGCGGGTCTGATTAACCCGGAAGTGTTCACGCATGATTATACGAAATTTCAATCCATCGCCCGCGGGGAAGGGGATACGGCCAAGGTCGGCTTTACCTGGGGATGGGTGGCGTCCGACCGGTTCGGCGAGCAGCTGGCACCGCAGTATGCTTCCATGCCGCCGATGAAGGTGTCGGCAGATTATGCAGGGAAGCTGTCCTGGAGCTACGATCATTACTCTCTGAACTATGGACCCAACCATATCGTCATGTCCGCCAAGACCAAGAACAAGGAAGCGGCCATGAAATTCATCAACGAGCTTTATGCGCCCGAGGTGGGCATGCAGGTGCTGTTCGGATCCCTCGGACCGAATATTAAAGATAACGGAGACGGTACATATGCCGTTCTGCCTCCGGCCGATGCCAAGATGGATCCGGGCACATGGAAATGGACCTCGACGATGGCGGACAACGGCGCATTTTATATCCCCGATACCTTAGAGTTGACGCTTGGCACGGATATGCAGGAGGTGCTGGGTCAATCGGAGCCGCTGGAGGCGGCCTTGGACGTGGATCCCGATAAAGACGTGTTCCCCGGCATGTTCATCAAGTATTCCACCATGGACAACAACGCCATGAGCCTGAACAACACGAACGTGATGAATCTGGCGGAATCCAGCTTTGCCAAATGGGTGACCAAGGGCGGCGTGGAAGCCGAATGGGACACGTACATCAAGGAAAGCGAGAAGGCAGGCCTGAAGCAGAATCTAGAGATTATGCAAAAATATTACGACGAGTACATGAATCAAAACTAG